ATCACCGGTTTTGAGCAACCCGCGCAGGATAGCTACATCGTGCGATACGAAGTGTATGGAAAGCCTCGTTCGGTGGAGTACACCGTTGCGAAGGACGGCTCGGCGACGTTCCAGTTCGTGACTCCTCAAGGAACTGAAACAGAACACTACACGCCAAGACAACGGGGCGGTGGCGAAGGTCGTCGCGACGCAGAACCACCTCGCCGCAATGAACCAAGCGGGCAACGCCGAGGCGGGAACGGCCAGTCTCGTGAGGGGCGCCGTTCCGGTCGAGGAGGCCGGCCCGATTCAATGCGTCCGTCTGCTGACGCGAATCCGCGAAATGCAGGTGGGCCACGTGGCCCGCAACCTGGCGATGGGCCTCGCCAGCCTTGGATTCTCGTGCACGCGGATGAGATCGATTTGGATCACAACAACATCATCAGTCGAGATGAGATTGTTGGCGAAGCGACCAAAGCGTTCGCTGGATACGATACCGACAACGATGAACAACTCACCCAGTCAGAACTTTCTGGCCGTGGCGGTTCGCGTAGTGCAATGGCGGGATTTCTAAAGGGACACGCCAAAGAGATTGACCGCGACAATGACGGGATCGTTTCGAAGAAGGAAGCGATCTCGAATGCGGAGCGGATGTTTCAAAAAATCGACACGAGCGGTGACGGCGAGATCCAGCCAGATGAACTGGAGGCCTCCCGCAGGAAGTGAGCATGCAGGGCATGCGCACGAAGCATGCCTGAGTTGCTGACATCAAGTCACAAATGGACGTGGCTCAGGCCACGCCCTCTTGCATGTCTGCTTCCACCACATTTTCCGCAAAGCTTTGGTAGGCTTCCCCGATTTGCTGTGCCATCGGATCGGGCCAAGCATGGAAGCGTCCTTCCGCGAGTGCATCAAAGATTGCGGTGGCGACCAATTCCGGCGAGGCGGCGATGTCTTCGAAGCCAGCGTTTTGGCCCATGTCAGTCGCGATTGGACCGGGATGAACACTGACAACCTGTGTGCCTTGGTCTCGCAAAGTTTCACGCAACCCTTGTGTCACTGAATAGCTGGCCGATTTCGACGCGCAGTAGGTGGTGAGGTCTCCGAACGTTTTGACCGACGCCACACTGTTCAGTTGAGCGATCGCGCCTCCGCCGTTTGCTTTCAACACGGGAGCAAACGCTTGGACCATTCGAATCAGACCGTAGACATTCACGTTCATTTCGAATTGCAGCGCTTCGATCGCGTCGTCATCCAGCGAGTTCTTGACCTTCAGGACGCCAGCGTTGTTGATGACGAGGTCCACGTCGGTTGCAACATTCGCGGCGGAGGTGATGGATGCCGGATCCTCCAAGTCCACTCGGACTGGGACAACGCGGTCGCCGTGCTCCTTCACAAGGGAGTCAGCCGAGTCGGTGTTGCGGACGGCGGCGTACACTTTGGACGCACCGCGTTTCAAGGCTTCTTCCAAAATCACTTTGCCGATGCCGCGGTTTGCTCCGGTGACCAGCACGACTTTGTCTTTCACTTCAAAATTCATCTCGAAACTCTTTTCCGTGTTTGTTTTGTCAAATTTGCTTGATCGGCGGCACTTGATAGCGCCAGCCTTGTTTGCGTTGCATCTTCCGTCTGCTGTGCTACCGCACAAACTACGCTTCGGCGTGCCATTCGTTTTTTGAAAAGGCATCATCAAGTGGCGTTTCCGCGATGTGATTGGTGTAGTTCGAGAGCACTTTGTAGGCCGTCCCCACGATCACCTCGAAAACAGTTGCGTTTGTGTAGCCCACCGCCAACACCGCTTCGATGTCTCCGTCTTCCATCCAACCACGTTGAACGTTGACCTTTTCGGCGAAGACGCGAAGTGCTTCGAGCTTTGGATCGGCGATCGGTGTGCCCGTTCGCAAGGACTCGATCACGTCGGCCGGTACCTTGAGCGACTGCATGATCGACGTGTGGGCGGCCATGCAGTATTCGCATCCATTCAGCCGGTTGTTGGTCATCGCGATGATCTGACGCTCGGTCGCATTCAGATTGGTCTTCGTATCAAAGATCCCCGCGATCGTTCGATAGGCTTCCAACAACGCAGGCGACTCCGCCATCGCGGCGTGCAGATTCGGAACAAATCCGTATGTCTTCTGGCTGTGTTCCAGCTGTGGTTTGCTCGCTTCCGGAGCGGAATTGATCGTGTGTGTTTGAAAATCAGTCATCGTCTTGCCTTCGTTTTGACCACTCGGTCCAAATGGGATCTGGAAATCAGAGGAAACATGTTCCTCCGGGGCGTGAACCACTGCGGTTGTGTCAGGAAAATGCATGTTTGAATGGCCGGACCGCCATTCGACGACCAAGTCGCGAGAAGAACCTCGTGGCATCAGGGTTCGTTAGTGCGGGCGAAACCGTCATCCGAGAGCCCGGCTGAACAGGACCGGCCCCTTGCGATCGATTGACACCATCCGCCCGGGCGAATCCCAAAAATCCGTGGTGGATTCTTCCTTCGCCGGTCTCGTCCACCTCGTACGATAGAAGGCGTTTCCGCATGTCTCTCAACATCGTTGAAGATCTGAAATGAACACCGTCCATGTCGGGTGCCAACTGAACTACCTCGTGAAGTCGCCCTCGATCTTCCTGTTGAACTGTT
This genomic window from Rhodopirellula bahusiensis contains:
- a CDS encoding carboxymuconolactone decarboxylase family protein, with amino-acid sequence MPRGSSRDLVVEWRSGHSNMHFPDTTAVVHAPEEHVSSDFQIPFGPSGQNEGKTMTDFQTHTINSAPEASKPQLEHSQKTYGFVPNLHAAMAESPALLEAYRTIAGIFDTKTNLNATERQIIAMTNNRLNGCEYCMAAHTSIMQSLKVPADVIESLRTGTPIADPKLEALRVFAEKVNVQRGWMEDGDIEAVLAVGYTNATVFEVIVGTAYKVLSNYTNHIAETPLDDAFSKNEWHAEA
- a CDS encoding YHYH protein, translating into MPDHSMMVGITAWQQQVPLPQKYTGNNAWSIPLHPVPAKRPMLTKDNFFRGAIALAANGVPIFNPIKNDGKTDTLKAGELDQWGGHCGRADDYHYHIAPVHLEKIVGVGNPVAVALDGYPIYGYNDPNGMPPTDLDHLNGHKGPDGKYHYHATTTFPYLNGGFYGEVVERDGQVDPQPRAQGVRPALRGLKGAKITGFEQPAQDSYIVRYEVYGKPRSVEYTVAKDGSATFQFVTPQGTETEHYTPRQRGGGEGRRDAEPPRRNEPSGQRRGGNGQSREGRRSGRGGRPDSMRPSADANPRNAGGPRGPQPGDGPRQPWILVHADEIDLDHNNIISRDEIVGEATKAFAGYDTDNDEQLTQSELSGRGGSRSAMAGFLKGHAKEIDRDNDGIVSKKEAISNAERMFQKIDTSGDGEIQPDELEASRRK
- a CDS encoding SDR family oxidoreductase — its product is MNFEVKDKVVLVTGANRGIGKVILEEALKRGASKVYAAVRNTDSADSLVKEHGDRVVPVRVDLEDPASITSAANVATDVDLVINNAGVLKVKNSLDDDAIEALQFEMNVNVYGLIRMVQAFAPVLKANGGGAIAQLNSVASVKTFGDLTTYCASKSASYSVTQGLRETLRDQGTQVVSVHPGPIATDMGQNAGFEDIAASPELVATAIFDALAEGRFHAWPDPMAQQIGEAYQSFAENVVEADMQEGVA